The Lycium barbarum isolate Lr01 chromosome 10, ASM1917538v2, whole genome shotgun sequence genome includes a region encoding these proteins:
- the LOC132615982 gene encoding putative F-box protein PP2-B12 translates to MDFINFLLRFSSLISKPSLTLKQFSFKKGENTKCNGQYTHGEGERESEEDGSSCLWMLPEACLDEILALTSPRDVCRLSLVSPSLRSAANSDSVWAKFLPSDYRSIIAGSPTPIPYFRSLRDLYVYLSHHSLLIDEGRKSFSLEKRSGKKCYFLGARDLNIAWADTPGYWEWTSLPESKFREVAQLKFVWWLQIWGTIRTGLLSPLTFYRASFVYKFKDGYGFDYRPSEVSVRISGVESKKRFAFLHPDGEQEDWTLPSDAEYEGPAELPL, encoded by the exons ATGGATTTCATTAATTTCCTTCTGAGATTCAGTTCATTAATTTCTAAACCAAGCTTAACCCTTAAGCAATTTAGTTTTAAAAAGGGCGAAAACACGAAATGTAACGGCCAATACACCCATggagaaggagaaagagaaagtGAAGAAGATGGGAGTAGTTGTCTGTGGATGCTGCCGGAGGCATGTCTTGACGAGATCTTAGCCTTAACGAGCCCGCGGGACGTTTGCCGCCTTTCCTTAGTCTCTCCATCTCTCCGATCCGCCGCCAATTCCGATTCCGTTTGGGCAAAATTCTTGCCGTCGGATTATCGGTCAATCATTGCCGGATCACCGACTCCAATCCCCTATTTCCGATCACTTAGGGACCTCTATGTTTATCTCTCCCATCATTCCCTCTTAATTGATGAAGGTCGCAAG AGTTTTTCACTGGAAAAAAGGAGTGGAAAGAAATGCTACTTCTTAGGTGCAAGGGATCTTAATATTGCATGGGCTGACACACCAGGATATTGGGAATGGACTTCACTACCAGAGTCCAA GTTTCGAGAGGTCGCTCAGCTTAAATTTGTTTGGTGGCTTCAAATTTGGGGTACAATACGGACCGGATTACTGTCACCACTTACATTCTACAGAGCTTCCTTTGTTTACAAATTTAAAGATGGATACGGGTTTGATTATCGACCCTCAGAGGTTTCAGTTAGAATTTCTGGTGTTGAATCCAAAAAACGGTTTGCTTTTTTGCATCCAGATGGTGAACAGGAGGATTGGACTCTGCCCTCTGATGCGGAGTATGAGGGGCCCGCGGAACTCCCCCTCTGA